In one Perca fluviatilis chromosome 7, GENO_Pfluv_1.0, whole genome shotgun sequence genomic region, the following are encoded:
- the efhb gene encoding EF-hand domain-containing family member B isoform X3, which translates to MTDGNTSYQLKHNVTDRCPNIPTAGKVIPVTDGTKSCLQEAERPPTPPVVRTFRNSILPEPGAIRVHKGKANDPDVAKTLVHGISTKSSLTGRRLINPPQKTLFHQRLQELRESVYASSQKAPLGRSHDQRVGLPAWNNDKTTYGVKTLKGLAVREIINPSKTAEEVDREAQEGHETYIRSHNAYFTGERIDRKYDWNRYSKDSRFGILTPHFNDGRNLGKTLHWLGETQKFYNPKIVWKRSGNKEKMAQLMGKTTNVRGNTLNLPPDHTFGTLLPPDEFGVGAIIHSTEPGQYVSGRDRQRSLVNAVRHHLKKVNFHNFPSLLQAFRHYDQAGKGMIDKEDLQAVCSQFQLDVSRQVLDDLMDYCDTDKDGLINFLEFANFLNWKDKMPINSREQCIMTNAERQTSTAPANIERKPSPESAQRPASEALIKPEDLEPVKPGSSLKTVRTLRRPRAAPDHFITSSTLIGSVSDPSTSSSRAYGIPSVRSDLPAPRIKRVSDHNNYGDTSTAADLLHPSVHALRGVHEEHFFCPRTKKEIAEIFRNVGVNVCQETFDEAWKLASMKNPAGEEDEVNFTVPSASTGGWYHVNTGLSCCTFSVGKTGALCKHQSAVVQTFGVSETLPLTSTPHLRKLFYEIASGGTTPDDWFESLTYEQPVEPKSVLEDHRSSQEEAVDTSAGPSTGTESLERELDGILGILKKKRPLQSFVDNLKKIKTDSAVQSSLFSYGKTSCVPTRIRATPRGFLQTTTKIGVQPTAVSRKKAALGGRRALGDSTLHGVRCLLAGAILETSHD; encoded by the exons ATGACTGACGGAAATACCTCTTACCAATTGAAACATAACGTTACAGATAGATGTCCAAACATACCGACG GCCGGGAAAGTTATACCTGTAACAGACGGGACTAAATCCTGTTTACAAGAAGCGGAGAGG CCCCCCACCCCACCAGTGGTTAGGACATTCCGCAACAGCATCCTACCAGAACCAGGAGCTATCAGAGTGCACAAAGGGAAGGCAAATGATCCAGATGTTGCCAAAACCCTTGTTCATGGCATTAGCACCAAATCTTCCCTCACT GGCAGACGCTTGATAAATCCTCCCCAAAAGACCTTGTTCCATCAAAGGTTACAAGAGCTCAGGGAATCGGTGTACGCCTCCAGTCAAAAGGCACCTTTGGGCAGGTCACACGATCAGCGTGTTGGACTTCCTGCCTGGAATAACGACAAAACTACGTATGGCGTGAAAACACTTAAAG GGTTGGCTGTGCGTGAGATTATTAACCCTTCAAAAACAGCAGAGGAGGTGGACAGGGAAGCTCAGGAGGGACACGAGACTTACATCCGTAGCCACAATGCCTATTTTACTG GTGAGCGTATTGATAGGAAGTATGACTGGAATCGCTACAGTAAAGACAGCAGGTTTGGAATTCTCACACCTCATTTCAATGACGGACGTAATCTCGGCAAAACTCTCCACTGGCTGGGGGAGACACAAAA GTTTTACAATCCAAAGATTGTTTGGAAGAGATCTGGGAACAAGGAAAAGATGGCCCAACTAATGGGCAAAACAACCAATGT GAGAGGAAATACCTTGAATCTTCCACCAGATCACACCTTTGGAACTCTTTTACCGCCGGATGAATTTG GTGTTGGAGCTATAATTCACTCCACGGAGCCAGGCCAGTACGTGAGTGGCCGAGACCGACAGCGCAGCCTGGTCAACGCAGTGCGGCACCACCTGAAGAAGGTCAATTTCCACAACTTCCCCTCCCTGCTGCAGGCGTTCAGACATTATGACCAG GCAGGCAAGGGAATGATTGACAAAGAGGAcctgcaggcagtgtgcagtCAGTTCCAGCTGGACGTGAGCAGACAGGTTCTGGATGACCTGATGGACTACTGTGACACAGACAAGGACGGACTAATCAACTTCCTGGAGTTTGCTAACTTCCTCAACTGGAAGGACAAGATGCCCATCAACAGTCGAGAGCAATGCATTATGACGAATG CAGAGCGTCAGACCAGCACGGCTCCAGCCAACATTGAAAGGAAGCCTTCGCCAGAATCGGCACAGCGTCCTGCCTCTGAGGCCTTGATTAAGCCTGAGGACCTGGAGCCCGTTAAGCCAGGCAGCTCACTGAAGACCGTCAGGACCTTGAGGCGACCCAGGGCAGCCCCAGACCACTTCATCACCTCGTCCACCCTCATCGGGTCTGTGAGTGATCCGTCCACATCAA GCAGCCGCGCCTATGGGATCCCGTCTGTGCGATCGGACCTTCCGGCTCCACGCATAAAGAGAGTCAGTGACCATAACAACTACGGTGATACATCCACGGCTGCAGATCTCCTGCATCCATCAGTCCATGCCCTTCGGGGTGTTCATGAGGAACACTTCTTCTGTCCTCGCACCAAGAAGGAG ATTGCAGAAATCTTCAGGAATGTGGGTGTTAATGTTTGTCAGGAGACATTCGACGAGGCCTGGAAGCTGGCGTCCATGAAGAATCCGGCCGGGGAG gaGGATGAAGTCAATTTTACAGTGCCCAGTGCATCAACTGGTGGCTGGTACCACGTCAATACAGGACTGAGCTGCTGCACCTTCTCTGTTGGCAAGACTGGCGCACTTTGCAAGCACCAAAGTGCAGTGGTGCAAACATTTGGTGTGAGTGAGACACTCCCACTAACAAGCACACCTCATCTCAGGAAGCTCTTCTATGAAATTGCTTCAG GAGGGACCACTCCAGATGACTGGTTTGAAAGCTTGACTTATGAACAGCCTGTGGAGCCAAAGTCAGTGTTGG AGGACCACCGGTCCAGTCAAGAGGAGGCTGTCGACACATCAGCTGGGCCCA GCACAGGGACAGAGTCTTTGGAGAGGGAGCTGGATGGCATTTTGGGgatcctcaaaaaaaaaagacctcttCAGTCATTTGtggacaatttaaaaaaaattaaaactgacAGTGCTGTCCAGTCATCTTTGTTCTCCTATGGAAAGACCAGCTGTGTGCCTACTAGGATCCGTGCCACACCAAGGGGATTTCTGCAAACGACCACTAAGATTGGTGTGCAGCCAACGGCGGTGTCGCGCAAAAAGGCAGCTTTGGGGGGAAGAAGAGCTCTGGGTGATTCcacgttgcacggcgttcgttgTTTACTTGCGGGAGCCATCttggaaaccagtcatgactag
- the efhb gene encoding EF-hand domain-containing family member B isoform X1, which yields MTDGNTSYQLKHNVTDRCPNIPTAGKVIPVTDGTKSCLQEAERPPTPPVVRTFRNSILPEPGAIRVHKGKANDPDVAKTLVHGISTKSSLTGRRLINPPQKTLFHQRLQELRESVYASSQKAPLGRSHDQRVGLPAWNNDKTTYGVKTLKGLAVREIINPSKTAEEVDREAQEGHETYIRSHNAYFTACSTPGERIDRKYDWNRYSKDSRFGILTPHFNDGRNLGKTLHWLGETQKFYNPKIVWKRSGNKEKMAQLMGKTTNVRGNTLNLPPDHTFGTLLPPDEFGVGAIIHSTEPGQYVSGRDRQRSLVNAVRHHLKKVNFHNFPSLLQAFRHYDQAGKGMIDKEDLQAVCSQFQLDVSRQVLDDLMDYCDTDKDGLINFLEFANFLNWKDKMPINSREQCIMTNAERQTSTAPANIERKPSPESAQRPASEALIKPEDLEPVKPGSSLKTVRTLRRPRAAPDHFITSSTLIGSVSDPSTSSSRAYGIPSVRSDLPAPRIKRVSDHNNYGDTSTAADLLHPSVHALRGVHEEHFFCPRTKKEIAEIFRNVGVNVCQETFDEAWKLASMKNPAGEEDEVNFTVPSASTGGWYHVNTGLSCCTFSVGKTGALCKHQSAVVQTFGVSETLPLTSTPHLRKLFYEIASGGTTPDDWFESLTYEQPVEPKSVLEDHRSSQEEAVDTSAGPSTGTESLERELDGILGILKKKRPLQSFVDNLKKIKTDSAVQSSLFSYGKTSCVPTRIRATPRGFLQTTTKIGVQPTAVSRKKAALGGRRALGDSTLHGVRCLLAGAILETSHD from the exons ATGACTGACGGAAATACCTCTTACCAATTGAAACATAACGTTACAGATAGATGTCCAAACATACCGACG GCCGGGAAAGTTATACCTGTAACAGACGGGACTAAATCCTGTTTACAAGAAGCGGAGAGG CCCCCCACCCCACCAGTGGTTAGGACATTCCGCAACAGCATCCTACCAGAACCAGGAGCTATCAGAGTGCACAAAGGGAAGGCAAATGATCCAGATGTTGCCAAAACCCTTGTTCATGGCATTAGCACCAAATCTTCCCTCACT GGCAGACGCTTGATAAATCCTCCCCAAAAGACCTTGTTCCATCAAAGGTTACAAGAGCTCAGGGAATCGGTGTACGCCTCCAGTCAAAAGGCACCTTTGGGCAGGTCACACGATCAGCGTGTTGGACTTCCTGCCTGGAATAACGACAAAACTACGTATGGCGTGAAAACACTTAAAG GGTTGGCTGTGCGTGAGATTATTAACCCTTCAAAAACAGCAGAGGAGGTGGACAGGGAAGCTCAGGAGGGACACGAGACTTACATCCGTAGCCACAATGCCTATTTTACTG CTTGCTCTACTCCAGGTGAGCGTATTGATAGGAAGTATGACTGGAATCGCTACAGTAAAGACAGCAGGTTTGGAATTCTCACACCTCATTTCAATGACGGACGTAATCTCGGCAAAACTCTCCACTGGCTGGGGGAGACACAAAA GTTTTACAATCCAAAGATTGTTTGGAAGAGATCTGGGAACAAGGAAAAGATGGCCCAACTAATGGGCAAAACAACCAATGT GAGAGGAAATACCTTGAATCTTCCACCAGATCACACCTTTGGAACTCTTTTACCGCCGGATGAATTTG GTGTTGGAGCTATAATTCACTCCACGGAGCCAGGCCAGTACGTGAGTGGCCGAGACCGACAGCGCAGCCTGGTCAACGCAGTGCGGCACCACCTGAAGAAGGTCAATTTCCACAACTTCCCCTCCCTGCTGCAGGCGTTCAGACATTATGACCAG GCAGGCAAGGGAATGATTGACAAAGAGGAcctgcaggcagtgtgcagtCAGTTCCAGCTGGACGTGAGCAGACAGGTTCTGGATGACCTGATGGACTACTGTGACACAGACAAGGACGGACTAATCAACTTCCTGGAGTTTGCTAACTTCCTCAACTGGAAGGACAAGATGCCCATCAACAGTCGAGAGCAATGCATTATGACGAATG CAGAGCGTCAGACCAGCACGGCTCCAGCCAACATTGAAAGGAAGCCTTCGCCAGAATCGGCACAGCGTCCTGCCTCTGAGGCCTTGATTAAGCCTGAGGACCTGGAGCCCGTTAAGCCAGGCAGCTCACTGAAGACCGTCAGGACCTTGAGGCGACCCAGGGCAGCCCCAGACCACTTCATCACCTCGTCCACCCTCATCGGGTCTGTGAGTGATCCGTCCACATCAA GCAGCCGCGCCTATGGGATCCCGTCTGTGCGATCGGACCTTCCGGCTCCACGCATAAAGAGAGTCAGTGACCATAACAACTACGGTGATACATCCACGGCTGCAGATCTCCTGCATCCATCAGTCCATGCCCTTCGGGGTGTTCATGAGGAACACTTCTTCTGTCCTCGCACCAAGAAGGAG ATTGCAGAAATCTTCAGGAATGTGGGTGTTAATGTTTGTCAGGAGACATTCGACGAGGCCTGGAAGCTGGCGTCCATGAAGAATCCGGCCGGGGAG gaGGATGAAGTCAATTTTACAGTGCCCAGTGCATCAACTGGTGGCTGGTACCACGTCAATACAGGACTGAGCTGCTGCACCTTCTCTGTTGGCAAGACTGGCGCACTTTGCAAGCACCAAAGTGCAGTGGTGCAAACATTTGGTGTGAGTGAGACACTCCCACTAACAAGCACACCTCATCTCAGGAAGCTCTTCTATGAAATTGCTTCAG GAGGGACCACTCCAGATGACTGGTTTGAAAGCTTGACTTATGAACAGCCTGTGGAGCCAAAGTCAGTGTTGG AGGACCACCGGTCCAGTCAAGAGGAGGCTGTCGACACATCAGCTGGGCCCA GCACAGGGACAGAGTCTTTGGAGAGGGAGCTGGATGGCATTTTGGGgatcctcaaaaaaaaaagacctcttCAGTCATTTGtggacaatttaaaaaaaattaaaactgacAGTGCTGTCCAGTCATCTTTGTTCTCCTATGGAAAGACCAGCTGTGTGCCTACTAGGATCCGTGCCACACCAAGGGGATTTCTGCAAACGACCACTAAGATTGGTGTGCAGCCAACGGCGGTGTCGCGCAAAAAGGCAGCTTTGGGGGGAAGAAGAGCTCTGGGTGATTCcacgttgcacggcgttcgttgTTTACTTGCGGGAGCCATCttggaaaccagtcatgactag
- the efhb gene encoding EF-hand domain-containing family member B isoform X2 yields the protein MTDGNTSYQLKHNVTDRCPNIPTAGKVIPVTDGTKSCLQEAERPPTPPVVRTFRNSILPEPGAIRVHKGKANDPDVAKTLVHGISTKSSLTGRRLINPPQKTLFHQRLQELRESVYASSQKAPLGRSHDQRVGLPAWNNDKTTYGVKTLKGLAVREIINPSKTAEEVDREAQEGHETYIRSHNAYFTACSTPGERIDRKYDWNRYSKDSRFGILTPHFNDGRNLGKTLHWLGETQKFYNPKIVWKRSGNKEKMAQLMGKTTNVRGNTLNLPPDHTFGTLLPPDEFGVGAIIHSTEPGQYVSGRDRQRSLVNAVRHHLKKVNFHNFPSLLQAFRHYDQAGKGMIDKEDLQAVCSQFQLDVSRQVLDDLMDYCDTDKDGLINFLEFANFLNWKDKMPINSREQCIMTNERQTSTAPANIERKPSPESAQRPASEALIKPEDLEPVKPGSSLKTVRTLRRPRAAPDHFITSSTLIGSVSDPSTSSSRAYGIPSVRSDLPAPRIKRVSDHNNYGDTSTAADLLHPSVHALRGVHEEHFFCPRTKKEIAEIFRNVGVNVCQETFDEAWKLASMKNPAGEEDEVNFTVPSASTGGWYHVNTGLSCCTFSVGKTGALCKHQSAVVQTFGVSETLPLTSTPHLRKLFYEIASGGTTPDDWFESLTYEQPVEPKSVLEDHRSSQEEAVDTSAGPSTGTESLERELDGILGILKKKRPLQSFVDNLKKIKTDSAVQSSLFSYGKTSCVPTRIRATPRGFLQTTTKIGVQPTAVSRKKAALGGRRALGDSTLHGVRCLLAGAILETSHD from the exons ATGACTGACGGAAATACCTCTTACCAATTGAAACATAACGTTACAGATAGATGTCCAAACATACCGACG GCCGGGAAAGTTATACCTGTAACAGACGGGACTAAATCCTGTTTACAAGAAGCGGAGAGG CCCCCCACCCCACCAGTGGTTAGGACATTCCGCAACAGCATCCTACCAGAACCAGGAGCTATCAGAGTGCACAAAGGGAAGGCAAATGATCCAGATGTTGCCAAAACCCTTGTTCATGGCATTAGCACCAAATCTTCCCTCACT GGCAGACGCTTGATAAATCCTCCCCAAAAGACCTTGTTCCATCAAAGGTTACAAGAGCTCAGGGAATCGGTGTACGCCTCCAGTCAAAAGGCACCTTTGGGCAGGTCACACGATCAGCGTGTTGGACTTCCTGCCTGGAATAACGACAAAACTACGTATGGCGTGAAAACACTTAAAG GGTTGGCTGTGCGTGAGATTATTAACCCTTCAAAAACAGCAGAGGAGGTGGACAGGGAAGCTCAGGAGGGACACGAGACTTACATCCGTAGCCACAATGCCTATTTTACTG CTTGCTCTACTCCAGGTGAGCGTATTGATAGGAAGTATGACTGGAATCGCTACAGTAAAGACAGCAGGTTTGGAATTCTCACACCTCATTTCAATGACGGACGTAATCTCGGCAAAACTCTCCACTGGCTGGGGGAGACACAAAA GTTTTACAATCCAAAGATTGTTTGGAAGAGATCTGGGAACAAGGAAAAGATGGCCCAACTAATGGGCAAAACAACCAATGT GAGAGGAAATACCTTGAATCTTCCACCAGATCACACCTTTGGAACTCTTTTACCGCCGGATGAATTTG GTGTTGGAGCTATAATTCACTCCACGGAGCCAGGCCAGTACGTGAGTGGCCGAGACCGACAGCGCAGCCTGGTCAACGCAGTGCGGCACCACCTGAAGAAGGTCAATTTCCACAACTTCCCCTCCCTGCTGCAGGCGTTCAGACATTATGACCAG GCAGGCAAGGGAATGATTGACAAAGAGGAcctgcaggcagtgtgcagtCAGTTCCAGCTGGACGTGAGCAGACAGGTTCTGGATGACCTGATGGACTACTGTGACACAGACAAGGACGGACTAATCAACTTCCTGGAGTTTGCTAACTTCCTCAACTGGAAGGACAAGATGCCCATCAACAGTCGAGAGCAATGCATTATGACGAATG AGCGTCAGACCAGCACGGCTCCAGCCAACATTGAAAGGAAGCCTTCGCCAGAATCGGCACAGCGTCCTGCCTCTGAGGCCTTGATTAAGCCTGAGGACCTGGAGCCCGTTAAGCCAGGCAGCTCACTGAAGACCGTCAGGACCTTGAGGCGACCCAGGGCAGCCCCAGACCACTTCATCACCTCGTCCACCCTCATCGGGTCTGTGAGTGATCCGTCCACATCAA GCAGCCGCGCCTATGGGATCCCGTCTGTGCGATCGGACCTTCCGGCTCCACGCATAAAGAGAGTCAGTGACCATAACAACTACGGTGATACATCCACGGCTGCAGATCTCCTGCATCCATCAGTCCATGCCCTTCGGGGTGTTCATGAGGAACACTTCTTCTGTCCTCGCACCAAGAAGGAG ATTGCAGAAATCTTCAGGAATGTGGGTGTTAATGTTTGTCAGGAGACATTCGACGAGGCCTGGAAGCTGGCGTCCATGAAGAATCCGGCCGGGGAG gaGGATGAAGTCAATTTTACAGTGCCCAGTGCATCAACTGGTGGCTGGTACCACGTCAATACAGGACTGAGCTGCTGCACCTTCTCTGTTGGCAAGACTGGCGCACTTTGCAAGCACCAAAGTGCAGTGGTGCAAACATTTGGTGTGAGTGAGACACTCCCACTAACAAGCACACCTCATCTCAGGAAGCTCTTCTATGAAATTGCTTCAG GAGGGACCACTCCAGATGACTGGTTTGAAAGCTTGACTTATGAACAGCCTGTGGAGCCAAAGTCAGTGTTGG AGGACCACCGGTCCAGTCAAGAGGAGGCTGTCGACACATCAGCTGGGCCCA GCACAGGGACAGAGTCTTTGGAGAGGGAGCTGGATGGCATTTTGGGgatcctcaaaaaaaaaagacctcttCAGTCATTTGtggacaatttaaaaaaaattaaaactgacAGTGCTGTCCAGTCATCTTTGTTCTCCTATGGAAAGACCAGCTGTGTGCCTACTAGGATCCGTGCCACACCAAGGGGATTTCTGCAAACGACCACTAAGATTGGTGTGCAGCCAACGGCGGTGTCGCGCAAAAAGGCAGCTTTGGGGGGAAGAAGAGCTCTGGGTGATTCcacgttgcacggcgttcgttgTTTACTTGCGGGAGCCATCttggaaaccagtcatgactag
- the efhb gene encoding EF-hand domain-containing family member B isoform X4, translated as MTDGNTSYQLKHNVTDRCPNIPTAGKVIPVTDGTKSCLQEAERPPTPPVVRTFRNSILPEPGAIRVHKGKANDPDVAKTLVHGISTKSSLTGRRLINPPQKTLFHQRLQELRESVYASSQKAPLGRSHDQRVGLPAWNNDKTTYGVKTLKGLAVREIINPSKTAEEVDREAQEGHETYIRSHNAYFTACSTPGERIDRKYDWNRYSKDSRFGILTPHFNDGRNLGKTLHWLGETQKFYNPKIVWKRSGNKEKMAQLMGKTTNVRGNTLNLPPDHTFGTLLPPDEFGVGAIIHSTEPGQYVSGRDRQRSLVNAVRHHLKKVNFHNFPSLLQAFRHYDQAGKGMIDKEDLQAVCSQFQLDVSRQVLDDLMDYCDTDKDGLINFLEFANFLNWKDKMPINSREQCIMTNAERQTSTAPANIERKPSPESAQRPASEALIKPEDLEPVKPGSSLKTVRTLRRPRAAPDHFITSSTLIGSVSDPSTSSSRAYGIPSVRSDLPAPRIKRVSDHNNYGDTSTAADLLHPSVHALRGVHEEHFFCPRTKKEIAEIFRNVGVNVCQETFDEAWKLASMKNPAGEEDEVNFTVPSASTGGWYHVNTGLSCCTFSVGKTGALCKHQSAVVQTFGVSETLPLTSTPHLRKLFYEIASGGTTPDDWFESLTYEQPVEPKSVLALTSNQYSRFWHKRAVESSS; from the exons ATGACTGACGGAAATACCTCTTACCAATTGAAACATAACGTTACAGATAGATGTCCAAACATACCGACG GCCGGGAAAGTTATACCTGTAACAGACGGGACTAAATCCTGTTTACAAGAAGCGGAGAGG CCCCCCACCCCACCAGTGGTTAGGACATTCCGCAACAGCATCCTACCAGAACCAGGAGCTATCAGAGTGCACAAAGGGAAGGCAAATGATCCAGATGTTGCCAAAACCCTTGTTCATGGCATTAGCACCAAATCTTCCCTCACT GGCAGACGCTTGATAAATCCTCCCCAAAAGACCTTGTTCCATCAAAGGTTACAAGAGCTCAGGGAATCGGTGTACGCCTCCAGTCAAAAGGCACCTTTGGGCAGGTCACACGATCAGCGTGTTGGACTTCCTGCCTGGAATAACGACAAAACTACGTATGGCGTGAAAACACTTAAAG GGTTGGCTGTGCGTGAGATTATTAACCCTTCAAAAACAGCAGAGGAGGTGGACAGGGAAGCTCAGGAGGGACACGAGACTTACATCCGTAGCCACAATGCCTATTTTACTG CTTGCTCTACTCCAGGTGAGCGTATTGATAGGAAGTATGACTGGAATCGCTACAGTAAAGACAGCAGGTTTGGAATTCTCACACCTCATTTCAATGACGGACGTAATCTCGGCAAAACTCTCCACTGGCTGGGGGAGACACAAAA GTTTTACAATCCAAAGATTGTTTGGAAGAGATCTGGGAACAAGGAAAAGATGGCCCAACTAATGGGCAAAACAACCAATGT GAGAGGAAATACCTTGAATCTTCCACCAGATCACACCTTTGGAACTCTTTTACCGCCGGATGAATTTG GTGTTGGAGCTATAATTCACTCCACGGAGCCAGGCCAGTACGTGAGTGGCCGAGACCGACAGCGCAGCCTGGTCAACGCAGTGCGGCACCACCTGAAGAAGGTCAATTTCCACAACTTCCCCTCCCTGCTGCAGGCGTTCAGACATTATGACCAG GCAGGCAAGGGAATGATTGACAAAGAGGAcctgcaggcagtgtgcagtCAGTTCCAGCTGGACGTGAGCAGACAGGTTCTGGATGACCTGATGGACTACTGTGACACAGACAAGGACGGACTAATCAACTTCCTGGAGTTTGCTAACTTCCTCAACTGGAAGGACAAGATGCCCATCAACAGTCGAGAGCAATGCATTATGACGAATG CAGAGCGTCAGACCAGCACGGCTCCAGCCAACATTGAAAGGAAGCCTTCGCCAGAATCGGCACAGCGTCCTGCCTCTGAGGCCTTGATTAAGCCTGAGGACCTGGAGCCCGTTAAGCCAGGCAGCTCACTGAAGACCGTCAGGACCTTGAGGCGACCCAGGGCAGCCCCAGACCACTTCATCACCTCGTCCACCCTCATCGGGTCTGTGAGTGATCCGTCCACATCAA GCAGCCGCGCCTATGGGATCCCGTCTGTGCGATCGGACCTTCCGGCTCCACGCATAAAGAGAGTCAGTGACCATAACAACTACGGTGATACATCCACGGCTGCAGATCTCCTGCATCCATCAGTCCATGCCCTTCGGGGTGTTCATGAGGAACACTTCTTCTGTCCTCGCACCAAGAAGGAG ATTGCAGAAATCTTCAGGAATGTGGGTGTTAATGTTTGTCAGGAGACATTCGACGAGGCCTGGAAGCTGGCGTCCATGAAGAATCCGGCCGGGGAG gaGGATGAAGTCAATTTTACAGTGCCCAGTGCATCAACTGGTGGCTGGTACCACGTCAATACAGGACTGAGCTGCTGCACCTTCTCTGTTGGCAAGACTGGCGCACTTTGCAAGCACCAAAGTGCAGTGGTGCAAACATTTGGTGTGAGTGAGACACTCCCACTAACAAGCACACCTCATCTCAGGAAGCTCTTCTATGAAATTGCTTCAG GAGGGACCACTCCAGATGACTGGTTTGAAAGCTTGACTTATGAACAGCCTGTGGAGCCAAAGTCAGTGTTGG CCCTGACCAGCAATCAATATTCAAGGTTTTGGCATAAAcgtgctgtagagagctctagCTGA